One region of Nitrospiraceae bacterium genomic DNA includes:
- the ruvA gene encoding Holliday junction branch migration protein RuvA: MIGSLKGRLISRKPDNVIVEVQGVGYHINVPLTILSSLPAEGSEVFLYIYTHVREDAIQLYGFSSEEGKKIFTTLLSITGIGPKMALNILSGISHNDFLGAIETEDVALLCRIPGLGKKTAQRLILELREKLPSREKTKDGLFEDTLSALVNLGYKKSVAQESLEMAYKKGYKDIERLLKETLKYLNSNACE; the protein is encoded by the coding sequence ATGATCGGCTCATTAAAAGGCAGACTCATTTCGCGAAAACCTGACAATGTCATTGTTGAAGTTCAGGGCGTAGGTTATCATATTAATGTTCCGCTGACAATTCTATCCTCACTGCCTGCAGAAGGCAGCGAAGTCTTCCTATATATATATACTCATGTGCGTGAAGATGCGATTCAACTGTATGGTTTTTCATCAGAAGAAGGAAAAAAAATATTCACAACGCTCCTGAGCATAACAGGCATTGGCCCTAAAATGGCTCTTAATATACTCTCAGGCATATCTCATAATGATTTTCTTGGCGCAATAGAAACAGAAGACGTCGCGCTTTTATGCAGAATCCCAGGCCTCGGCAAAAAAACAGCGCAAAGACTGATACTTGAGCTTAGAGAAAAACTTCCTTCAAGAGAAAAAACAAAAGACGGTTTGTTTGAAGACACTCTTTCTGCATTGGTTAATCTTGGTTATAAAAAATCAGTTGCACAAGAATCACTTGAAATGGCTTACAAGAAAGGCTATAAAGACATAGAACGTCTGCTTAAGGAAACATTAAAATATCTTAACAGCAATGCCTGTGAGTAA
- the ychF gene encoding redox-regulated ATPase YchF produces the protein MKTAIIGLANSGKTAIFNALTGLSLETTIYPTQTGEPHIGVVKVPDKRLDKLAEIYNPKKITHATVEYIDYLGLTKGDAAQNKKVFDLIKDADALVHVVRGFNDESVMHPMERIDPKRDFDTIEMEMIFGDLELVDKRLEKIEDNLKRGKKPDETEKKLLLKCKDALEKEMPLRTLEFSDEEQKIMKNLQFMSIKPEVIVLNIGEQDLNSEKTSLIISEIEKSLKEPQVKVLSLCGKFEMEVAQMAKEDAKAFLDDMGIAEPALNKLITISYDLLGLISFLTAGEPEVRAWTIRKGMTASEAAGKIHSDIERGFIRAETVSYDDLISNGSISVVREKGLLRLEGKTYEVKDGDIINFRFNV, from the coding sequence TTGAAAACAGCAATTATCGGACTCGCGAATTCAGGCAAAACAGCAATTTTCAACGCCCTGACAGGCCTTAGCCTTGAAACAACTATCTATCCAACCCAGACAGGAGAGCCGCATATCGGCGTTGTCAAAGTCCCTGATAAAAGGCTGGATAAACTCGCAGAAATATACAATCCGAAAAAGATAACTCATGCAACTGTAGAATATATTGATTATCTCGGCCTTACAAAGGGTGATGCAGCACAAAACAAGAAGGTCTTCGACCTTATTAAAGACGCTGACGCTCTTGTGCATGTAGTAAGAGGCTTTAATGACGAGTCTGTAATGCATCCCATGGAACGTATCGATCCAAAAAGAGATTTTGATACTATAGAGATGGAGATGATATTCGGAGACCTTGAGCTTGTTGACAAAAGACTCGAGAAGATTGAAGACAATCTCAAGAGAGGGAAAAAACCTGACGAGACAGAAAAAAAACTTCTCCTGAAATGCAAGGATGCTCTTGAAAAAGAGATGCCGCTGAGAACATTGGAATTTTCTGATGAGGAACAGAAGATAATGAAAAATCTACAATTCATGTCAATAAAGCCTGAGGTAATTGTTCTGAATATCGGAGAACAGGATCTGAACTCAGAAAAAACATCTTTAATAATCTCAGAGATAGAAAAATCATTAAAAGAGCCTCAGGTAAAAGTCCTGAGCCTATGCGGTAAATTCGAAATGGAAGTTGCACAGATGGCAAAGGAAGACGCAAAGGCATTTCTGGATGACATGGGAATTGCAGAACCTGCTTTAAATAAGCTGATCACGATTTCATATGACCTGCTGGGATTAATATCATTTCTTACTGCAGGGGAACCTGAGGTGAGGGCATGGACAATAAGAAAAGGCATGACTGCATCTGAGGCAGCAGGAAAGATCCATTCTGACATCGAAAGAGGCTTTATAAGAGCAGAGACCGTTTCATATGATGATCTTATCTCGAACGGAAGCATATCTGTAGTGCGCGAGAAAGGATTGTTAAGACTTGAAGGAAAAACTTACGAAGTAAAAGACGGAGACATAATAAATTTCAGATTTAATGTGTAA
- the ruvB gene encoding Holliday junction branch migration DNA helicase RuvB, which yields MIKKDNEPERPLTPLKKEDDLPYEINLRPKSFNDFVGQHKIKENLKVFITAATQRKEPLDHVLFCGPPGLGKTTLATIIANELKVNIRSTSGPVLERPGDLAAILTNLSDFDILFIDEIHRLPRIVEEVLYPAMEDFQLDIIIGQGPNAKTLKLGLPRFTLVGATTRTGLLTSPLRDRFGVINRLEFYEPDQLKEIVLRSAKILEIVIRDNAAVEIAKRSRGTPRIANRLLRRIRDFAQVIGNGEIDIKITQQSLESLDVDERGLDDTDRKLLSTIIDKFSGGPVGVDTLSAVLREDKETIEDVYEPYLLQEGFIERTPRGRFATKHAYKHLGKAIPQGLF from the coding sequence ATGATTAAAAAAGATAATGAACCGGAAAGACCATTAACACCTCTTAAAAAAGAGGATGATCTTCCATATGAGATAAATCTCCGGCCAAAATCATTCAATGACTTTGTTGGACAGCACAAGATAAAAGAAAACCTAAAGGTATTCATAACAGCAGCAACTCAGAGAAAAGAACCTCTAGACCATGTGTTGTTCTGCGGTCCTCCCGGGCTCGGAAAAACAACACTTGCAACAATAATTGCAAATGAACTCAAGGTAAATATACGCTCAACATCAGGACCTGTACTTGAACGGCCTGGAGATCTTGCTGCAATACTTACAAACCTCTCTGACTTCGACATATTGTTCATAGATGAGATACATCGTCTTCCAAGAATAGTAGAAGAAGTTCTTTATCCTGCAATGGAAGATTTTCAGCTGGATATAATCATCGGTCAGGGACCGAATGCAAAAACACTCAAACTGGGGCTTCCTCGCTTCACTCTCGTGGGTGCAACAACAAGGACAGGACTCCTTACATCTCCGTTAAGAGACAGGTTCGGGGTCATAAACAGGCTTGAATTTTACGAGCCTGATCAATTAAAAGAAATCGTACTTCGTTCTGCAAAAATTTTAGAGATAGTTATCCGGGATAATGCGGCAGTCGAAATCGCTAAGCGTTCAAGGGGAACCCCCAGAATAGCGAACAGGCTGCTAAGAAGGATAAGAGATTTTGCACAGGTTATAGGCAATGGAGAAATCGACATAAAAATAACACAGCAGTCTCTTGAATCACTCGATGTTGACGAAAGAGGCCTTGATGACACAGACAGGAAACTGCTCTCAACAATAATCGATAAATTCAGCGGAGGGCCTGTTGGTGTTGATACCCTCTCAGCAGTTTTAAGGGAAGATAAAGAAACAATCGAGGATGTATATGAGCCGTATCTTCTTCAGGAAGGTTTTATCGAAAGAACTCCGAGAGGAAGATTTGCAACCAAGCATGCGTATAAACACCTTGGAAAAGCTATTCCACAGGGATTGTTTTAA